A stretch of the bacterium genome encodes the following:
- the pip gene encoding prolyl aminopeptidase, which yields MKKTVKPTYPAYKSDFLDVGHGHHLYYELYGNPKGKPVLYLHGGPGAGFRERHKGFFDPKIWNVILFDQRGAGRSTPFASLHENTTASLVKDINLLLDKLGLEKVLLFGGSWGSTLALVYAIENPKRVVGIITWGVFLCDRFDQKYYLEGGSADFAPEAWERFASIVPKEHQSKPAPYYYRQMQGKNEKAKDMFAFEWTLYEWRLMDPDASLEKLTREIKKEGFYKSLAPLEAHYILAGGFFPEGYILKNAPKLKIPVTIVQGRYDYCCPPVSAYRLHKKIRGSKLIMVNAGHASSERPTTKKLIETLKDF from the coding sequence ATGAAAAAGACAGTCAAACCAACCTACCCTGCCTACAAAAGTGACTTTCTTGATGTTGGGCATGGCCACCACCTTTACTACGAACTCTACGGCAATCCCAAAGGAAAACCAGTTCTCTACCTCCACGGTGGGCCAGGAGCTGGCTTCAGAGAAAGGCACAAAGGCTTCTTTGACCCCAAAATCTGGAACGTTATCCTCTTCGATCAACGGGGAGCGGGTCGCAGTACTCCTTTTGCTAGCCTCCACGAAAACACCACCGCCAGTCTAGTCAAAGACATCAACCTTTTGCTCGACAAACTAGGTCTTGAGAAAGTCCTGCTCTTTGGTGGCTCCTGGGGCTCAACTCTAGCTTTGGTTTACGCAATTGAAAACCCCAAGAGAGTAGTCGGAATCATTACTTGGGGAGTCTTCCTTTGTGATCGTTTTGATCAAAAGTACTACCTGGAGGGTGGCTCAGCTGACTTTGCGCCTGAGGCTTGGGAACGCTTCGCAAGCATTGTCCCCAAAGAACACCAAAGTAAACCAGCACCATATTATTACCGGCAAATGCAGGGTAAAAATGAAAAGGCAAAGGACATGTTTGCTTTTGAGTGGACCCTCTATGAATGGCGCCTCATGGATCCGGATGCTAGTTTGGAAAAACTAACTCGTGAAATCAAGAAGGAAGGTTTCTACAAGTCTCTAGCGCCTCTGGAGGCTCATTACATTCTTGCTGGTGGTTTCTTTCCCGAAGGCTACATTTTGAAAAATGCTCCAAAACTAAAAATCCCGGTGACAATTGTGCAGGGACGCTATGATTATTGCTGCCCCCCAGTTAGTGCCTACCGGCTACACAAGAAAATCAGGGGCTCCAAACTGATCATGGTCAATGCCGGTCACGCCAGCAGTGAACGCCCTACTACCAAAAAACTGATCGAAACCCTAAAAGATTTTTAA
- a CDS encoding ABC transporter permease, whose product MIHRVLGILLQEFYITRRSLEVIVDLFFFSVLSLLAFGFVYLFLGQENSTLAGKYLLLGLIFWEVIRICQFSVTVGALWNIWARNLSNMFITPLSVSEYLFALILSGTIKSLIVFFLVSFISLFLFHFNVFQIGAVTLVFSFINLAIFSWSFGIFMLGLIFRFGTRIQALAWGLVFVLQPLSATFFPVKILPPAMQVLAYSLPTTHVFEMARNSLNNTQVNWAAIGIAFAENIFYFALALWVFSRLFAKSKESGQFARNEG is encoded by the coding sequence ATGATACATAGGGTTCTCGGGATTCTTTTGCAAGAGTTCTACATTACTCGTCGGTCTTTGGAAGTGATCGTAGATTTATTTTTCTTCTCAGTCCTTTCATTGCTAGCTTTCGGGTTCGTCTATCTTTTCTTGGGCCAGGAAAACTCAACTCTGGCAGGGAAATACCTGCTTTTGGGTTTGATTTTCTGGGAAGTGATTCGAATTTGTCAGTTTTCGGTTACTGTAGGAGCGCTCTGGAATATTTGGGCAAGAAATTTGAGCAACATGTTTATCACTCCCCTTTCAGTTAGTGAATACTTGTTTGCTCTGATTCTCTCTGGAACGATCAAGTCACTAATAGTTTTCTTTTTGGTCAGTTTTATTTCCTTGTTTCTATTTCACTTCAATGTTTTTCAAATTGGAGCAGTGACTCTTGTCTTTTCCTTCATCAATCTAGCAATTTTCTCTTGGTCTTTTGGGATTTTTATGCTGGGTTTGATCTTCCGTTTTGGGACGAGGATTCAGGCACTAGCTTGGGGATTGGTTTTTGTACTGCAGCCTTTGAGCGCAACTTTCTTTCCCGTCAAAATTCTCCCCCCAGCCATGCAAGTCCTTGCTTACTCACTACCCACAACCCATGTTTTTGAAATGGCCCGCAACTCGCTTAACAATACGCAGGTCAACTGGGCTGCAATTGGCATTGCTTTTGCAGAAAACATCTTTTATTTCGCCCTGGCGCTTTGGGTTTTCTCGCGTTTGTTTGCTAAATCAAAGGAAAGTGGACAATTTGCTCGTAACGAAGGTTAG
- a CDS encoding ABC transporter ATP-binding protein, with translation MENILEVKNLTKKFGSFTAVDDISFEVPRGEIVGLLGPNGAGKTTTIHMLLGIVSATGGKIKYFGKDFPQARQEVLQRVNFASSFNTLQGRISVWENLLVFAQIYAVSEAKKKITELINYFEIEAIKDSRYWDLSAGQKTRVNLIKSFLNDPELILMDEPTASLDPDIADKTLSFIEERRKNSSVSILYTSHNMEEVTRLCDRVIFLDHGQIFAADTPLGLTKRIEAATLNLTFDGDRDKVEEFLKEQGQDFEFTHRYSVRVKTKEKQIPKVIFGLSEAGIWITDIEVKKPTLEDVFLTIARRGDDT, from the coding sequence ATGGAAAATATTTTGGAAGTAAAGAACTTAACCAAAAAATTCGGCTCTTTCACAGCGGTTGACGATATTTCTTTTGAAGTTCCAAGAGGGGAAATAGTCGGGTTACTCGGTCCCAATGGAGCCGGCAAAACAACTACAATCCACATGCTGCTTGGTATTGTTAGCGCGACTGGGGGCAAGATAAAATATTTTGGCAAAGATTTCCCCCAGGCGCGTCAAGAAGTTCTCCAAAGAGTCAATTTTGCTTCTTCCTTCAACACTCTGCAAGGACGAATTTCGGTTTGGGAAAATCTTTTGGTCTTTGCTCAAATTTATGCAGTCTCTGAGGCGAAGAAGAAAATCACTGAACTGATCAACTATTTCGAAATTGAGGCGATCAAAGACAGTCGTTACTGGGATCTTTCCGCCGGACAAAAAACCAGGGTGAACCTGATAAAATCTTTTCTCAACGATCCTGAGCTAATTCTCATGGATGAACCGACCGCGTCGCTGGATCCGGATATTGCTGACAAGACTTTAAGCTTTATCGAGGAGAGAAGGAAAAACTCTTCGGTTTCAATTCTTTACACCAGCCACAACATGGAAGAAGTGACTAGGCTTTGCGACCGGGTCATTTTTCTCGATCACGGTCAGATTTTTGCTGCCGATACACCTCTTGGTCTGACCAAAAGAATTGAGGCGGCTACCCTAAACCTTACTTTCGACGGAGATCGAGACAAGGTCGAGGAATTTCTCAAAGAACAAGGACAAGATTTTGAGTTTACTCACCGCTACTCAGTTCGAGTCAAAACCAAAGAAAAGCAGATTCCAAAAGTCATTTTCGGTCTTTCCGAGGCTGGAATTTGGATCACCGACATTGAAGTCAAAAAACCGACTCTGGAAGATGTCTTTTTGACAATTGCAAGGAGGGGTGATGATACATAG
- a CDS encoding ABC transporter ATP-binding protein: protein MANLAIKIEELTKDFGAERGVFDLNLEVAQGEIFGYLGPNGAGKTTTIRVLLDFARPSRGRAEIFGLDHQKESVKIHQRIGYLPGEYELYKNLTGEEFLKFLASLRGGVDWKKVKELAERFNSNLSQPIRTLSHGNKQKLGLIQAFMHEPDLLILDEPTTGLDPLTQHEFFHLLEEAKAKGQTVFLSSHILPEVERSCERVAILRKGKLVALETVKSLKERALRPIEVHFKEKPAQKDFVSLGLQNLNIDGETLTCTVPGDMEKLIQALAKYKVATLVTQEPNLEEIFLKYYGES, encoded by the coding sequence ATGGCGAACCTAGCAATCAAAATTGAAGAACTCACCAAAGACTTCGGCGCTGAGCGTGGTGTCTTTGATCTCAATTTGGAGGTTGCCCAGGGTGAAATTTTTGGCTATCTCGGTCCGAATGGAGCCGGGAAAACAACAACCATTCGAGTTCTTCTCGATTTTGCGCGCCCGAGCCGAGGTAGAGCGGAAATTTTTGGTCTTGACCACCAGAAAGAAAGTGTCAAGATTCACCAGCGGATTGGCTATCTACCCGGCGAGTATGAACTTTACAAAAATCTGACCGGCGAAGAGTTTTTGAAATTTCTTGCTTCCTTGCGTGGTGGGGTTGATTGGAAAAAAGTAAAAGAGCTAGCGGAGCGCTTCAATTCGAACCTTTCTCAGCCGATTCGAACTCTTTCCCACGGTAACAAACAAAAACTGGGTTTGATCCAAGCGTTCATGCATGAGCCGGACTTGCTCATTCTTGACGAACCAACCACCGGACTTGACCCTCTGACTCAACACGAATTCTTTCACCTTTTGGAAGAAGCCAAAGCCAAGGGCCAAACTGTTTTCCTTTCCTCCCACATTTTGCCAGAGGTAGAGCGCAGTTGTGAGCGCGTTGCGATCCTACGCAAAGGAAAATTAGTTGCTCTGGAGACGGTCAAAAGCTTGAAGGAGCGCGCTCTGCGCCCAATCGAAGTTCATTTCAAAGAAAAACCAGCACAAAAGGATTTCGTTTCTTTGGGTTTACAAAACCTAAACATCGATGGTGAAACTCTCACTTGTACCGTTCCCGGGGATATGGAAAAGTTGATTCAAGCCCTCGCCAAATACAAGGTTGCTACCTTGGTGACTCAAGAGCCAAATTTAGAAGAGATCTTCTTGAAGTATTACGGAGAAAGCTAA
- a CDS encoding ABC transporter permease subunit, with the protein MLRNVFLKTLRDQFRPILFWSLGFIALILIYIALWPSIQESAAELQAYIEKLPEAFRSAFATGEYATPVGYINSELFSFMAPLFFMIFTVTFASGTLLNEEASGTMNILLSSPLPRWKLVLEKWSAMVIATLIIAFIAWEGFFIGLLFVEMDLNLANIVLALFSAALLALVFGTFSLFLASLTPSRGLAVGVTSVLVVASYLLNVLGPVVGQLKDFQRYSLFYFYNQNNIIQNGLNLTHAGILVFLTLIFLGLSIAAFSRRDVGR; encoded by the coding sequence ATGCTGCGAAATGTTTTTCTGAAAACCCTCAGGGATCAATTTCGACCAATTTTGTTTTGGAGTCTTGGTTTCATTGCTCTGATTTTGATTTATATCGCCCTTTGGCCTTCGATCCAAGAAAGTGCTGCTGAGCTCCAAGCCTACATCGAAAAACTGCCAGAAGCTTTTCGCTCTGCTTTTGCAACTGGCGAGTACGCCACTCCAGTTGGGTATATAAATTCAGAACTATTTAGTTTTATGGCTCCCCTCTTTTTCATGATCTTTACTGTCACTTTTGCTAGTGGAACCTTGCTCAACGAAGAAGCTTCCGGAACAATGAATATTCTTCTGTCCTCACCCCTCCCCCGCTGGAAGCTAGTTCTGGAGAAGTGGTCTGCTATGGTAATCGCAACTCTGATAATTGCTTTCATCGCCTGGGAGGGTTTCTTCATCGGGCTTTTGTTTGTTGAAATGGACCTTAACTTGGCAAACATTGTTTTGGCTCTCTTCAGCGCAGCTCTGCTTGCTCTAGTTTTTGGTACTTTTTCTTTGTTTTTGGCCAGTCTCACTCCGAGCCGTGGATTGGCTGTTGGGGTCACCTCAGTTTTGGTGGTTGCTTCTTATTTATTAAATGTTTTAGGGCCAGTGGTAGGGCAACTGAAAGACTTTCAACGATACTCCCTTTTTTATTTTTACAACCAAAATAACATCATCCAAAATGGGTTGAATCTAACCCATGCAGGTATTCTTGTTTTTCTTACTCTCATTTTTCTCGGGCTATCAATAGCTGCCTTCTCCCGCCGTGATGTCGGTAGGTAA
- a CDS encoding NUDIX hydrolase yields MVAGIIIEKGKVLLVHNTKHGSARVEPPGGKKEKSESLEQATRREVKEELGVGIKVGTLFKTEVTSSPEGDFNVSMFLCEIVSGEPKLTEPNKISNFRWYTAEEIKKEDKLVPNLVAIKNDLIALLN; encoded by the coding sequence ATGGTGGCTGGGATAATAATTGAAAAAGGGAAGGTTCTTCTTGTTCACAACACTAAACATGGCTCTGCTCGAGTCGAACCACCGGGCGGAAAGAAAGAGAAAAGTGAATCTTTGGAGCAAGCAACAAGACGAGAAGTCAAAGAAGAGTTGGGAGTCGGAATCAAGGTAGGAACACTTTTTAAAACTGAAGTGACAAGCTCTCCCGAAGGAGATTTCAACGTTTCTATGTTTCTGTGTGAAATTGTTTCCGGAGAGCCGAAACTGACTGAGCCAAACAAAATCTCAAATTTTCGCTGGTACACTGCGGAAGAAATAAAAAAGGAAGATAAACTTGTACCAAATCTAGTTGCAATCAAAAATGATTTAATTGCTTTATTAAACTAA
- a CDS encoding response regulator: MAKVLLVEPQKELREMYSTLIESAGFDVATAMDAREGQDRLHKEKITACIISSPKQEILWFLGVVRSSHTIAISTLPILVVLEDITDNSVDYIEAGASKCLLKFPSSGEKLIEQLRSILNIPKIQTTTK; encoded by the coding sequence ATGGCTAAAGTCTTACTTGTAGAACCACAAAAAGAGTTGAGAGAAATGTATTCGACTCTGATTGAAAGCGCAGGGTTTGATGTTGCCACGGCGATGGACGCTCGAGAGGGTCAGGATCGCCTCCACAAAGAAAAAATCACTGCCTGTATCATCAGCTCACCAAAACAAGAAATTCTTTGGTTTCTCGGTGTAGTTCGTTCTAGCCACACCATTGCTATTTCCACTCTACCAATTCTTGTTGTCCTTGAGGATATTACCGACAACAGCGTGGATTACATCGAAGCGGGTGCCTCCAAGTGTTTGTTGAAGTTTCCCTCCTCAGGAGAAAAGCTGATCGAGCAGTTACGCAGCATTCTCAATATTCCCAAGATACAAACGACAACTAAATAA
- a CDS encoding YidC/Oxa1 family membrane protein insertase, whose amino-acid sequence MIEIASLAYNELLYRPVYNLVVIIYNVTPGPNFGWTMIGLAILIRFLFIIFTLRGLRTDEIIKQVEPQIKEIEKDTYLSSQEQRAKIMDLLRSKGINPYTEIYSIVAQVGFLAVNYQVIQYGLKPSGFHNLYSFVHHPESINSVFFGFDLVRSSLVLSAFAALLLFVEQVWEYAEKKEIPTAFSERWFPLLLASGTFILLYILPSAKAVFIATSVLFSLALKTTVRLARRS is encoded by the coding sequence GTGATTGAAATCGCCAGCTTAGCCTACAACGAACTCCTTTACCGACCTGTTTACAATCTTGTTGTCATCATTTACAACGTGACTCCTGGGCCAAACTTTGGTTGGACCATGATCGGTCTGGCAATTTTGATCCGCTTCCTCTTTATCATCTTTACCCTGCGTGGTTTGCGGACCGACGAAATCATCAAACAGGTTGAACCGCAGATCAAAGAAATAGAAAAAGATACCTACCTCAGCTCACAGGAGCAGCGCGCCAAGATCATGGACCTTTTGCGCTCCAAAGGGATAAACCCCTATACTGAAATTTACTCCATCGTCGCCCAGGTTGGTTTTTTGGCAGTCAACTACCAGGTCATCCAGTACGGGCTGAAACCATCAGGCTTTCACAATCTTTACTCTTTCGTACATCACCCGGAAAGTATCAACTCGGTTTTCTTTGGCTTTGATCTGGTGCGCTCCAGTCTAGTGCTTTCCGCTTTCGCTGCATTACTACTTTTTGTTGAACAAGTCTGGGAATACGCTGAGAAAAAGGAAATCCCGACTGCTTTCTCAGAGCGCTGGTTCCCCTTGCTTTTAGCCAGCGGGACTTTTATACTTCTATATATATTGCCTTCCGCCAAGGCGGTCTTTATTGCAACTTCAGTCTTGTTTAGCTTAGCTCTGAAGACAACCGTCCGCTTGGCAAGAAGAAGCTGA
- a CDS encoding SPFH domain-containing protein: MFDKLVVSFLTEEVVGGFFVDVHPGQVAAVYDRFRGVLKNTWGPGLHFKLPFIQKVKKFNTQTLEYTIRDGFNAEENKEILGDDAFNVVTADGVSVQLYGTILVRINKESVVGMWENIGEGFISKIVRPVSRSRIRTAVSEFTFQQLHTSERHNAEKRIKELLELEFQPKGLIVEGVLLSEINQTSPSPNNPEMR, encoded by the coding sequence ATGTTCGACAAACTAGTTGTTTCATTTTTAACCGAGGAAGTAGTGGGCGGGTTTTTTGTTGACGTCCATCCCGGACAAGTCGCAGCTGTCTACGACCGTTTTCGAGGAGTACTAAAAAACACCTGGGGTCCAGGACTACACTTCAAGCTTCCTTTCATCCAAAAAGTAAAGAAATTTAATACCCAGACTCTCGAATACACCATTCGCGATGGTTTTAATGCAGAAGAGAACAAAGAAATCCTTGGTGACGATGCCTTTAATGTCGTCACCGCTGATGGGGTCTCTGTGCAGCTTTACGGAACTATTCTCGTTCGGATCAACAAAGAAAGCGTTGTCGGGATGTGGGAAAACATTGGCGAAGGCTTTATTTCAAAAATTGTTCGTCCGGTCTCCCGCAGCCGTATCAGGACTGCTGTTTCTGAATTTACTTTTCAGCAGCTGCACACTTCCGAGCGCCACAATGCCGAGAAAAGAATCAAAGAGCTGCTGGAGCTCGAATTTCAACCCAAAGGTCTGATCGTTGAAGGAGTCTTGCTTTCCGAAATCAACCAAACTTCTCCCAGCCCAAACAATCCTGAAATGCGTTGA
- the lon gene encoding endopeptidase La, which produces MINESQEFPLIPVRDVVIFPHASVPISLKREKSVFALEEALLEQKRVFVVMQKNKDLDDPEADDLFSLGTVSKITQIQRLPDGVINILVEGEYKAEVEKYSQEEHHFRVSVKRLEETEISKEEVEKLLKPLTEKFRQAISLGKPVPLDSLPSLFDLSNPYQTLDLIIYNLELRANERQALLECKDQKERIKKVESLLSKDLSVLQTARKIQDRTAEEIGKTAKEAFLREQLKSIEKELGIKEEREEFADLEKKIHSAGMPEEVESKTLKELDRLRKMPQFSPEVSFVRTYLDWIVDLPWKIEQQEKTNIKAAEKILNQDHYGLKKVKERIVEYLAVQKLTGKIRGPILCFSGPPGVGKTSIGKSIAKALNRKFVKVSLGGIRDEAEIRGHRRTYVGALPGRIIQGIKDAGTKNPVFMMDEIDKLGFDYRGDPSAALLEALDPEQNNSFSDHYLEIPYDLSNVLFVTTANVLDTIPPALRDRMEILEFPGYTEEEKFHIARDYLFPKQIETHGLSEKQIKISDEALQKIISRYTREAGVRSMERELASLCRKVAKQVAEGKTKGTSITEKNLPEFLGPEKFIPWVAEKKDEVGVASGLAWTEVGGEVLSVETTLMPGRGNLILTGHLGEVMKESAQAALSYVKSRAASFGIKENFYKNSDIHLHVPAGAIPKDGPSAGITMATSLLSAITKIPVRKEVGMTGEITLRGKVLEIGGVKEKVLGAHRAGLRTILLPMKNKKDLEEIPAKTRSDLHFIFLETMDEVIKNSLVTDPTKFETHTASSSPLPIA; this is translated from the coding sequence ATGATCAACGAGTCTCAAGAATTTCCACTGATTCCGGTTCGTGATGTCGTCATTTTTCCCCACGCTTCGGTACCTATTTCTTTAAAACGTGAGAAGTCCGTTTTTGCTCTGGAGGAAGCCCTGCTTGAGCAAAAAAGAGTTTTTGTCGTTATGCAAAAAAACAAGGACCTTGATGATCCGGAAGCAGATGATCTTTTCTCTCTTGGGACTGTTTCCAAAATTACCCAAATTCAAAGGTTGCCCGATGGAGTGATCAACATTCTGGTTGAAGGTGAATATAAGGCCGAAGTTGAAAAGTACAGCCAAGAAGAGCATCACTTTCGAGTCTCAGTCAAAAGGCTGGAAGAAACAGAAATCTCCAAAGAAGAAGTCGAAAAACTGCTCAAACCCCTGACGGAAAAATTCCGCCAGGCGATTTCGCTTGGTAAACCAGTCCCTCTTGATAGCTTGCCTTCACTTTTTGATTTATCGAACCCTTACCAAACTCTGGATTTAATTATTTACAATCTAGAACTACGCGCCAACGAAAGACAAGCGCTCCTCGAATGTAAGGATCAGAAAGAGCGCATCAAGAAAGTTGAGTCTCTTCTTTCTAAAGACCTCTCTGTTTTGCAAACTGCCCGCAAGATCCAAGACCGGACTGCAGAGGAAATCGGCAAAACGGCCAAGGAAGCTTTCTTGCGTGAGCAGCTGAAATCAATTGAAAAAGAGCTTGGCATCAAAGAAGAGCGCGAAGAGTTTGCTGATCTTGAAAAAAAGATCCACAGTGCCGGTATGCCCGAAGAAGTCGAGAGCAAAACCTTGAAAGAGCTTGACCGGCTGCGCAAAATGCCTCAATTTTCTCCGGAAGTCTCTTTCGTGCGAACCTATCTTGATTGGATAGTTGATCTTCCCTGGAAGATCGAGCAGCAAGAAAAAACCAATATTAAAGCCGCTGAAAAAATTCTTAACCAAGATCACTATGGTCTCAAGAAAGTCAAAGAAAGAATCGTTGAATATCTTGCCGTGCAAAAGTTAACCGGGAAAATCAGGGGTCCGATTCTCTGTTTTTCCGGGCCTCCAGGAGTCGGCAAAACTTCGATTGGTAAATCAATCGCCAAAGCCCTCAACCGTAAATTTGTCAAAGTTTCTCTCGGTGGAATTCGTGATGAAGCCGAGATCAGAGGTCACCGTCGTACCTATGTCGGGGCTCTCCCCGGACGAATAATTCAAGGTATTAAGGATGCCGGAACCAAAAACCCCGTCTTTATGATGGATGAGATCGACAAACTTGGGTTCGACTACCGAGGGGACCCATCGGCTGCGTTGCTTGAAGCTCTCGATCCAGAGCAAAACAACTCTTTCTCTGATCATTACTTGGAGATCCCGTATGACCTTTCCAACGTTTTGTTTGTCACCACCGCCAATGTCCTTGACACTATCCCACCGGCTCTTCGCGACCGAATGGAAATATTGGAATTCCCGGGCTATACCGAAGAAGAGAAATTCCACATTGCCCGTGACTATCTCTTCCCAAAGCAAATTGAAACTCACGGCTTGAGCGAAAAGCAAATCAAAATTTCCGACGAAGCTCTACAAAAAATTATTTCCCGCTACACTCGCGAAGCAGGTGTTCGTAGTATGGAAAGAGAGCTGGCCTCTCTCTGCCGCAAAGTTGCCAAACAAGTAGCGGAGGGGAAAACTAAGGGAACTAGCATCACTGAGAAGAACTTGCCTGAGTTTTTGGGTCCGGAAAAGTTTATTCCCTGGGTTGCCGAAAAAAAGGACGAAGTTGGTGTTGCCTCAGGACTTGCCTGGACCGAAGTTGGTGGAGAGGTCTTGTCAGTTGAAACTACTCTCATGCCCGGTCGTGGCAATCTTATCCTTACCGGACATTTGGGAGAAGTAATGAAGGAGTCAGCTCAGGCTGCTCTTTCTTATGTCAAAAGTCGGGCGGCCAGTTTTGGAATCAAAGAGAATTTTTACAAAAATTCTGATATCCATCTCCATGTCCCGGCCGGAGCAATTCCCAAGGACGGTCCTAGTGCCGGTATCACAATGGCGACTTCCCTACTCTCAGCTATTACCAAAATCCCAGTGCGCAAGGAAGTCGGCATGACCGGGGAGATCACTCTCCGAGGCAAGGTTTTGGAAATCGGCGGTGTCAAGGAAAAAGTTCTCGGAGCTCACCGGGCTGGACTGCGTACCATTTTGCTCCCGATGAAAAATAAAAAAGACCTAGAAGAAATCCCTGCCAAAACCCGATCTGATCTCCATTTTATCTTTTTGGAAACCATGGATGAGGTCATCAAAAACTCTCTAGTCACTGACCCAACTAAATTCGAGACTCACACAGCCTCAAGTAGCCCACTACCCATTGCATAA
- a CDS encoding ABC transporter substrate-binding protein: protein MIKKLRFYYLLLVAYSKRNTRQILRLGLYLLFVFVFFRLTFFGFWQPLVNRTTAALSKTTYIEGKVGSVKSLNPIFEATEAEKEINQLIFRGLTKIGPSGQIETDLAENYELFGSTDYIFRLKKNIYWQDGKKFTADDVVYTIRQAQDPNLAASARTAFKDVGIEKLDEYTIKFTLKEPFAPFLSQTTLGIIPAHISLKSYRPVGTSGFRVASFSREKIVLTNSKRDLVFKLYPTAEKAILALKQGEIKALGGLSRNEIEQFKNWHNLKIYSQTLPSRVVTIFFNTRAEFVSDKLVRQALAQAAPKEKLLNFANPASEQAQGPFPKENSLGLRQAERFPLDLAKAAQRLESSGWKKQNSFLKKAGKTLTLTLTLPRDPDFEKIAAEIGAMWAKLGIAFQTIELGSEELTDAIKRTQFQAVLTTAEISDDPDQYVLWHSTQIAQGNITSIASPKLDKLLEDGRKSNDLKIRKDRYTEFVRILADESPAIFLYYPGYSWVVNARINNIELNYFQSPADRFQNVSSWKIPKLVI, encoded by the coding sequence ATGATAAAAAAACTCAGGTTTTACTATCTTCTCCTGGTTGCTTATTCAAAAAGAAACACTAGACAAATACTACGCTTGGGTTTGTATTTGCTTTTTGTCTTTGTTTTTTTCCGACTCACCTTTTTTGGATTTTGGCAGCCCTTGGTCAACCGAACTACCGCGGCACTATCAAAAACCACTTATATCGAAGGAAAGGTTGGTTCGGTCAAGTCCTTGAACCCCATTTTTGAAGCTACTGAGGCAGAAAAAGAGATCAATCAACTCATCTTTCGGGGCTTGACCAAAATTGGCCCGAGTGGGCAGATTGAGACTGATTTGGCTGAAAACTACGAACTTTTCGGCAGTACGGACTATATTTTTAGACTCAAGAAAAACATTTATTGGCAAGACGGAAAAAAGTTCACTGCTGATGATGTCGTTTACACTATCCGCCAAGCTCAGGACCCCAATTTAGCCGCGAGTGCTAGAACTGCTTTCAAAGATGTCGGCATTGAGAAACTTGATGAGTACACGATCAAATTTACCCTCAAAGAGCCCTTTGCGCCCTTTCTTTCCCAAACAACTTTGGGAATAATTCCAGCCCACATTTCCCTGAAGAGTTACCGTCCGGTTGGTACTAGTGGGTTTAGAGTCGCTTCTTTTTCCAGAGAAAAAATCGTGCTTACCAACTCAAAAAGAGACTTGGTTTTTAAGCTCTACCCCACTGCGGAAAAGGCAATTTTAGCGCTCAAACAAGGAGAAATAAAAGCTCTCGGAGGCTTGTCCCGGAATGAGATTGAGCAGTTTAAAAATTGGCACAATTTGAAAATCTACTCGCAAACACTGCCCAGTCGGGTGGTGACAATTTTTTTCAACACCCGAGCTGAGTTTGTTTCTGACAAATTAGTACGGCAGGCGCTTGCCCAGGCAGCTCCAAAAGAAAAACTACTAAATTTTGCCAATCCAGCTTCGGAACAGGCGCAAGGGCCTTTTCCCAAAGAAAACAGTTTAGGGTTGAGACAGGCAGAGCGCTTCCCTCTTGATCTGGCCAAGGCTGCCCAAAGATTGGAAAGTAGTGGCTGGAAGAAGCAAAATTCGTTCCTAAAAAAAGCTGGTAAAACTTTGACTCTAACCCTTACTTTGCCACGCGATCCAGATTTTGAGAAAATTGCCGCTGAAATCGGCGCAATGTGGGCGAAACTAGGAATTGCCTTCCAGACAATTGAGCTTGGTAGTGAGGAACTGACGGACGCGATCAAACGGACTCAGTTTCAGGCGGTTTTGACGACCGCGGAAATTTCCGATGACCCAGATCAATACGTTCTTTGGCACTCTACCCAGATTGCTCAGGGCAATATAACCTCAATTGCTTCTCCAAAACTTGATAAGCTTCTCGAGGATGGGCGCAAATCCAATGATTTGAAGATAAGGAAGGATCGCTACACTGAGTTTGTCAGAATTCTGGCTGACGAATCTCCAGCAATTTTTCTTTACTATCCGGGCTATTCCTGGGTGGTCAACGCTCGAATCAACAATATTGAATTGAACTATTTCCAAAGCCCTGCCGACCGTTTCCAAAATGTTTCTTCTTGGAAAATTCCCAAACTTGTTATTTAG
- the secG gene encoding preprotein translocase subunit SecG yields MLRTGLFLIQIVVACLLVVVIIMQNKGSGVGSIFGGGSVVYRSRRGVEKLLHYATIVLALSFAVLSLSSVLIS; encoded by the coding sequence ATGTTGAGAACAGGTCTTTTTTTGATACAAATAGTCGTAGCCTGCTTGCTTGTTGTTGTGATCATCATGCAAAACAAAGGCAGCGGAGTCGGTAGTATTTTTGGGGGTGGTAGTGTAGTTTATCGCTCCCGACGCGGAGTTGAAAAACTTTTGCACTACGCAACGATAGTTTTGGCACTCAGCTTTGCTGTGCTTTCTTTGTCTTCCGTTTTGATTAGTTAA